A window of Herpetosiphonaceae bacterium genomic DNA:
TTGCAGGTCGCGAACTTCTCGGTCGATCAGCTCTACCGCCCTGCTGTCTCGATTCGCTTTGGCGCGCACTACCTGAGCCATCAGCTACGCGCCTTCGATAACAATCCGCTCGCGGCTGCGTCGGCGTATAACGGAGGTCCGGGCAACGCGGCGCGCTGGCTGCAAAACACCACCGACCGCGATCTTTTCCCTGAGCTGATCGACTACCGCGAGACGCGCAATTATGTCAAGATCGTGTACGGCAACTGGGGCATGTACCGGCTACTGTACGGTCGCTGAGAGCCGACGCGCATCCGAACAAGGATCACGCACATGACATCGTGGATGGACGAGATCACAGACGCCAGCGAGGGCCTGCTCTTTCCCAGCGAAACCGATGCGCCGCTCCGCCTGTTTGTCTGGGACGCGCCCGCGCCGTTTTCGGTCGAAGCGCTGCGCGAGGCGCGAGGCTACGCCGAGCAGACGCCGATCGCCACGCTCGACATCGACCAGTTCTTCAGTCCCGCGACACGGTCGTACGACTGGCACGGGCCTGCGGAGCAGGAGCGGGTGCGGCGCTTTGGAGCGCTGGTCGAGACGCTCAAAGCTCATCTGCGCGACATCGCGGTCTGCCG
This region includes:
- a CDS encoding nuclease A inhibitor family protein, with product MTSWMDEITDASEGLLFPSETDAPLRLFVWDAPAPFSVEALREARGYAEQTPIATLDIDQFFSPATRSYDWHGPAEQERVRRFGALVETLKAHLRDIAVCRVGASGTIDVFVVGRTDDGSIAGVTTQVVET